A genomic window from Halorubrum lacusprofundi ATCC 49239 includes:
- a CDS encoding FxsA family protein, with product MRPRTLLALLLVVPLVDALFLIVVATRLGWAITVALVVLTAVLGMLLLRAEGRATLARVQRKLARGEPPTDELLDGGLLIAAGAFLLTPGLVTDAVGFLLALPLSRVPIRMALKKYVVIPYLDSETNGFTTGNVYIGGFPGNGDGDGNGAGAGFTMGGGFGGGNFGNGDGFGSDDEVAGGNSPGDDSDGDRFDDADHADDVVDVDFTVEDEETDRSD from the coding sequence ATGCGCCCGCGAACGCTGCTCGCGCTGCTCCTCGTCGTCCCCCTCGTGGACGCGCTGTTCCTGATCGTCGTCGCGACGCGGCTGGGATGGGCGATCACGGTCGCGCTCGTCGTGTTGACGGCCGTCCTCGGGATGCTTCTCCTCCGCGCCGAGGGGCGCGCGACGCTCGCACGGGTCCAGCGAAAGCTGGCTCGCGGCGAGCCCCCGACCGATGAACTGCTCGACGGCGGCCTCCTTATCGCCGCCGGCGCGTTCCTGCTCACGCCGGGACTCGTCACCGACGCGGTCGGGTTCCTGCTCGCGCTCCCGCTCTCGCGGGTCCCGATCCGCATGGCTCTCAAGAAGTACGTCGTGATCCCGTACCTCGACAGCGAGACCAACGGGTTCACCACCGGAAACGTGTATATCGGCGGATTCCCCGGGAACGGCGACGGCGACGGAAACGGCGCCGGTGCCGGATTCACGATGGGCGGCGGATTCGGTGGCGGCAACTTCGGTAACGGTGACGGGTTCGGCAGCGATGACGAAGTCGCCGGCGGGAACTCCCCCGGTGACGATTCCGACGGCGACCGCTTCGACGACGCGGACCACGCGGACGATGTCGTCGACGTGGACTTCACGGTCGAAGACGAGGAGACGGACCGGAGCGACTGA
- a CDS encoding DUF1405 domain-containing protein: MNIVDALGRDPPDRESLPRWLAPLPKALEDIAFRFVWVIVAINLLGTAFGFWYYRFQFRELPVEMWAFIPDSPGATLLIALALAAWALGRSSDTLATLAFFGNVKLGLWTPYVLVVFYPAFLANSGPAMYAFLLVSHLGMVVQAFVLHRITDFPLKAVGIATAWYTVDLLMDYFVPVIGEVTHTSIPYLDTEPWFTTTVLQVAAAGAVALTVIPLFWALATRVATLQIRLDRGDGA; encoded by the coding sequence ATGAACATCGTCGATGCGCTCGGCCGCGACCCGCCGGACCGCGAGTCGCTGCCGCGGTGGCTCGCCCCGCTCCCGAAGGCGCTGGAGGATATCGCCTTCCGGTTCGTTTGGGTCATCGTCGCCATCAACCTCCTCGGTACCGCGTTCGGCTTCTGGTACTACCGGTTCCAGTTCCGCGAGCTTCCGGTCGAGATGTGGGCGTTCATCCCCGACAGCCCGGGCGCGACGCTGCTGATCGCGCTGGCGCTCGCGGCATGGGCCCTCGGCCGGTCGAGCGACACGCTCGCGACGCTCGCCTTCTTCGGAAACGTCAAGCTCGGGCTCTGGACCCCGTACGTGCTCGTCGTCTTCTACCCGGCGTTCCTCGCGAACTCGGGGCCCGCGATGTACGCGTTCCTCCTCGTGAGTCACCTCGGGATGGTCGTGCAGGCGTTCGTCCTCCACCGGATCACCGACTTCCCGCTGAAGGCGGTCGGGATCGCGACCGCGTGGTACACGGTCGACCTGCTGATGGACTACTTCGTCCCCGTGATCGGCGAGGTGACCCACACATCGATCCCCTACCTCGATACCGAGCCGTGGTTCACGACGACCGTGTTGCAGGTCGCGGCGGCCGGCGCCGTCGCGCTCACCGTGATCCCGCTGTTCTGGGCGCTCGCGACGCGGGTCGCCACGCTCCAAATCCGGCTCGATCGCGGCGATGGCGCCTGA
- a CDS encoding aldehyde ferredoxin oxidoreductase family protein yields MTEMGGYRDRVAQVDLGDGAVDYRGIDEEDAEKYIGARGLGVKYVFDAGPDVDPLGPDNRLAFMTGPLTGTQTVMSGRIALVTKSPLTGTVTDSHHGGWSGARLKWAGLDGLLLDGESDEPVYLLVEDGDVEVRDASHLWGQGVHDTIDQIGEEVDGKVGRNVSVMAIGQGGENEVRYGCVINEDDRASGRGGTGAVMGSKNVKAVVVKSGTDMPKPADPETFQEGYQQAMEVIRESDVTAPNEGGLSMYGTNVLMNATEEMDGLPAKNAKYTSTEAYRDAEGVDTDAERVSGENVRENILVDEPTCHSCPVACKKEVEVDVTHKGDEMNVRTESYEYESAWALGPNSGHSDRDEIALMLQRCNDLGIDTIEAGNMMAMAMEMSEEGKLDGVGHLDWGDSETMIDLIEEIGHRSSDLGDLLAEGPERIADAKDAHGNKLSVKGQTMAAYDPRCMKGMGIAYATSNRGACHLRGYTPAAEILGIPEKVDPYEWEGKGELTATFQNLHAVSDSFDICKFSAFAEGIEEYVLQYNGMTGRDVTEDELFEAGERVYNLERYYNNLVGFDGADDTLPNRFIDGHPDAIPGTGASEGELAELDEMKAEYYETRGWVDGVVPDEKLEALGIDIGPGTGVSAGDSAAPADD; encoded by the coding sequence ATGACTGAAATGGGTGGCTACAGAGACCGAGTTGCACAGGTCGATCTCGGGGACGGAGCGGTCGACTACCGAGGAATCGACGAGGAGGACGCGGAGAAGTACATCGGCGCGCGCGGGCTTGGCGTCAAGTACGTCTTCGACGCCGGCCCGGACGTCGATCCGCTGGGGCCGGACAACCGACTCGCGTTCATGACGGGCCCCCTCACGGGGACCCAGACCGTGATGAGCGGTCGGATCGCGCTGGTGACGAAGTCACCGCTGACGGGGACGGTCACCGATTCGCACCACGGCGGCTGGTCCGGAGCACGGCTCAAATGGGCCGGGCTCGACGGACTCCTGCTGGACGGCGAGAGCGACGAGCCGGTGTATCTGCTCGTCGAGGACGGCGACGTCGAGGTACGCGACGCCTCCCACCTCTGGGGGCAGGGCGTCCACGACACGATCGACCAGATCGGTGAAGAGGTCGACGGGAAGGTCGGTCGAAACGTCTCCGTGATGGCGATCGGACAGGGAGGCGAGAACGAGGTTCGCTACGGCTGCGTCATCAACGAAGACGACCGCGCGTCGGGCCGCGGCGGCACGGGTGCCGTGATGGGCTCGAAGAACGTGAAGGCGGTCGTCGTGAAGAGCGGCACCGACATGCCGAAGCCCGCCGATCCGGAGACGTTCCAGGAGGGCTACCAGCAGGCGATGGAGGTCATTCGCGAGTCCGACGTGACCGCGCCCAACGAGGGTGGGCTCTCGATGTACGGTACCAACGTCCTGATGAACGCGACCGAGGAAATGGATGGGCTCCCGGCGAAGAACGCGAAGTACACCTCGACGGAGGCGTACCGCGACGCGGAGGGCGTCGACACTGACGCCGAGCGCGTCTCCGGCGAGAACGTCCGCGAGAACATCCTCGTCGACGAGCCGACGTGTCACTCCTGTCCGGTCGCGTGTAAGAAAGAGGTCGAGGTCGACGTCACCCACAAGGGCGATGAGATGAACGTCCGCACGGAGTCGTACGAGTACGAGTCCGCGTGGGCGCTCGGCCCGAACTCCGGGCACTCCGACCGCGACGAGATCGCGCTGATGCTCCAGCGCTGTAACGACCTCGGCATCGACACCATCGAGGCCGGCAACATGATGGCGATGGCGATGGAGATGAGCGAAGAAGGCAAACTCGACGGCGTCGGCCACCTCGACTGGGGCGACTCCGAGACGATGATCGACCTCATCGAGGAGATCGGTCACCGATCGTCGGACCTCGGCGACCTCCTCGCGGAAGGGCCCGAGCGCATCGCCGACGCGAAGGATGCTCACGGCAACAAGCTCTCCGTGAAGGGCCAGACGATGGCCGCCTACGACCCGCGCTGCATGAAGGGCATGGGGATCGCGTACGCGACCTCCAACCGCGGTGCCTGCCACCTGCGCGGCTACACGCCGGCCGCCGAGATCCTCGGCATTCCGGAGAAGGTCGATCCGTACGAGTGGGAGGGTAAGGGCGAGCTCACCGCCACCTTCCAGAACCTACACGCCGTCTCCGACTCCTTCGACATCTGCAAGTTCAGCGCGTTCGCGGAGGGGATCGAAGAGTACGTGCTCCAGTACAACGGCATGACCGGTCGCGACGTCACCGAGGACGAGCTGTTCGAGGCCGGCGAGCGCGTGTACAACCTCGAACGCTACTACAACAACCTCGTCGGCTTCGACGGCGCGGACGACACGCTGCCGAACCGCTTCATCGACGGGCACCCGGACGCCATCCCCGGCACGGGCGCCAGCGAGGGCGAGCTCGCAGAGCTCGACGAGATGAAGGCGGAGTACTACGAGACCCGCGGCTGGGTCGACGGCGTCGTCCCGGACGAGAAGCTCGAGGCGCTCGGCATCGACATCGGCCCCGGTACCGGTGTCTCCGCCGGCGACTCCGCAGCCCCCGCCGACGACTGA
- a CDS encoding archaeosine biosynthesis radical SAM protein RaSEA yields MSTPSPDAYEQGRGMDAHNAVMRDIRAERSETYDPTQPTRVWIDEDNTPDGVVNSLTIILNTGGCRWARAGGCTMCGYVAESVEGGSVAHEDLMNQIEVCLDHETENADAPAELIKIYTSGSFLDEREVPAETRQAIAETFADRNRIVVESLPDFVSQEKIGDFADHGIATDVAVGLETATDRVRHDCVNKYFDFSDFEDACAEAAAADDTFDADVGIKAYLLMKPPFLAEPEAAADMIDSIRRCGDVDGCHTVSMNPTNVQRYTMVDELFFKGGYRPPWLWSVAHVLKETADVDAIVVSDPVGHGSDRGAHNCGECDDRVQTAIKDFDKRQDPSVFEQVSCECEATWELVMDEETSYNMPLAR; encoded by the coding sequence ATGAGCACGCCGAGCCCCGACGCGTACGAGCAGGGGCGCGGGATGGACGCGCACAACGCCGTGATGCGCGACATCCGCGCCGAGCGCTCGGAGACGTACGACCCGACCCAGCCCACCCGGGTGTGGATCGACGAGGACAACACGCCCGACGGGGTGGTGAACTCGCTCACGATCATCCTCAACACCGGCGGGTGCCGCTGGGCCCGCGCCGGCGGCTGCACGATGTGCGGCTACGTCGCCGAGTCCGTGGAGGGCGGCAGCGTCGCCCACGAGGACCTGATGAACCAGATCGAGGTCTGTCTCGATCACGAGACCGAGAACGCGGATGCCCCCGCCGAGCTGATCAAGATCTACACCTCCGGCTCGTTCCTCGACGAGAGGGAGGTTCCCGCGGAGACCCGGCAAGCGATCGCGGAGACGTTCGCGGACCGGAACCGGATCGTCGTCGAGTCGCTGCCGGACTTCGTGAGTCAGGAGAAGATCGGCGACTTCGCCGACCACGGGATCGCGACCGACGTGGCGGTCGGGCTGGAGACCGCGACCGACCGCGTCCGCCACGACTGCGTGAACAAGTACTTCGACTTTTCCGACTTCGAGGACGCCTGCGCGGAGGCGGCCGCGGCCGACGACACCTTCGACGCCGACGTGGGGATCAAGGCGTACCTCCTGATGAAGCCGCCCTTCCTCGCGGAGCCCGAAGCCGCCGCCGACATGATCGACTCCATCCGTCGGTGTGGCGACGTGGACGGGTGTCACACCGTCTCGATGAACCCGACGAACGTCCAGCGCTACACGATGGTCGACGAGCTGTTCTTCAAGGGCGGCTACCGCCCGCCGTGGCTCTGGTCGGTCGCGCACGTCCTCAAAGAAACCGCCGATGTCGACGCCATCGTCGTCTCCGACCCGGTCGGGCACGGCTCCGATCGCGGCGCGCACAACTGCGGCGAGTGCGATGACCGCGTCCAGACCGCGATCAAGGATTTCGACAAGCGACAGGATCCGAGCGTCTTCGAGCAGGTGTCCTGCGAGTGCGAGGCGACGTGGGAGCTAGTGATGGACGAGGAGACGAGCTACAACATGCCGCTCGCTCGATAG
- a CDS encoding 5-formyltetrahydrofolate cyclo-ligase, translated as MDKQAVRETVWDAFEERGEARFPFPPHDRIPNFAGADAACDRLTDTDAWASASTLKCNPDAPQLPVRRAALRDGKTVYVAQPRLRDADPFLRIDPADLVDVGSVDSESADVDADGPTVDDATTVSGISTHGTPVAPEDVPHVDLVVAGSVGVTTDGARIGKGEGYSDLEWGVLSELGAVDREAQSASGSEGQSPSGNRASPGDSRAKPDDGATTVATTVHELSVLDGPESPIADPAELPAPDAHDVPLDLVVTPERTIRTETPYARPEGIDWDALDDDKLAAIPVLAERAPGRK; from the coding sequence ATGGACAAACAGGCCGTCCGCGAGACCGTCTGGGACGCGTTCGAGGAGCGCGGCGAGGCCCGGTTTCCGTTCCCACCCCACGACCGAATCCCGAACTTCGCGGGCGCCGACGCGGCGTGCGACCGCCTAACTGACACCGACGCGTGGGCGTCGGCGTCGACGCTGAAGTGCAATCCGGACGCGCCGCAGCTCCCCGTGCGACGCGCCGCGCTCAGGGACGGAAAAACGGTGTACGTCGCGCAGCCGCGGCTCCGCGACGCCGACCCGTTCCTCCGGATCGACCCCGCCGATCTCGTCGACGTCGGGTCCGTCGACTCCGAATCCGCCGATGTCGACGCCGACGGCCCGACCGTCGACGACGCCACCACCGTCTCGGGCATCTCGACGCACGGCACGCCCGTCGCTCCCGAGGACGTGCCGCACGTCGACCTCGTGGTCGCCGGCTCCGTGGGCGTCACGACCGACGGCGCCCGAATCGGGAAGGGTGAGGGGTACAGCGACCTCGAGTGGGGCGTACTCAGCGAACTCGGCGCCGTCGACAGAGAGGCGCAAAGCGCCTCTGGCAGCGAGGGACAGAGTCCCTCGGGCAACCGGGCTTCGCCCGGTGACAGTCGGGCGAAGCCCGACGACGGCGCGACCACTGTCGCGACCACGGTCCACGAGCTGTCGGTCCTCGACGGGCCTGAGTCGCCGATCGCGGATCCCGCCGAGCTTCCCGCGCCCGACGCTCACGACGTGCCGCTCGACTTGGTAGTGACTCCCGAGCGAACGATTCGGACCGAGACGCCCTACGCGCGTCCGGAGGGGATCGACTGGGACGCGCTCGACGACGACAAACTGGCCGCGATTCCGGTGTTGGCCGAGCGCGCGCCGGGGAGAAAGTGA
- a CDS encoding DUF4013 domain-containing protein: MLEDGLSYPIRGDWIGRIIIGGVLGFLSVLLLPAFVIVGYLVRVLEQTIDGEDVPPEFDDWGDLLMKGVIGSVITIAYTVIPVVLYAIVVAVVGGTSGAIGGDAGAFIGVVGVLLTLAFIPVLFLIYYAVPAALSAYAARDEIGAAFDPDLLKPVLFSTEYLVAVLMPIVVAVITWIATAVLAVTVVGLLLVPFVQFYGQVAVFRMFGSAFASVNDRIDSGSVRGAGDVVDDDAGSAV, translated from the coding sequence ATGTTGGAAGACGGACTCTCGTACCCGATACGCGGCGACTGGATCGGACGGATAATCATCGGCGGCGTGTTGGGGTTCCTCTCGGTACTCCTCCTCCCGGCGTTCGTCATCGTCGGGTACCTCGTTCGCGTGCTCGAACAGACGATCGACGGCGAGGACGTGCCGCCGGAGTTCGACGACTGGGGTGACCTCCTGATGAAGGGGGTAATCGGATCGGTGATCACGATCGCGTACACGGTGATTCCGGTAGTTCTGTACGCCATCGTCGTCGCGGTCGTGGGCGGGACGAGCGGTGCGATCGGCGGCGACGCCGGCGCGTTCATCGGTGTGGTCGGCGTGCTGCTCACGCTGGCGTTTATCCCCGTGCTGTTCCTCATCTACTACGCCGTTCCCGCCGCGCTGTCGGCGTACGCGGCCCGCGACGAGATCGGCGCCGCGTTCGACCCTGACCTGCTGAAGCCGGTGCTGTTCAGCACCGAATACCTCGTCGCGGTACTCATGCCCATCGTCGTGGCGGTGATCACGTGGATCGCCACCGCGGTGCTGGCCGTCACCGTCGTCGGTCTCTTGCTCGTCCCCTTCGTCCAGTTCTACGGGCAGGTCGCGGTGTTCCGGATGTTCGGATCGGCGTTCGCGAGCGTGAACGACCGGATCGATTCCGGTTCGGTCCGCGGCGCCGGCGACGTCGTCGACGACGACGCCGGTTCAGCGGTCTAA
- a CDS encoding Na+/H+ antiporter NhaC family protein translates to MTGAETFGAISLVPPLLAIVLAIVTRKPILSLFLGIWSGGVIFTTSHGVAQTLDWLVSSIGESTFNAKIMLIVLFLGAGVALIWRLGGANAIANTVTSSLDTQRKVGGATWLFGMLWFFDDYSNTAIVGTTMREISDEVQISREKLAYMIDSTAAPVATFGISSWVAYQLSMIREGYSAAGVSVEAGEVPGAFALFLQSIPFNMYCLFAVVMVGIIVFSGRDFGEMLDAEHRSATEGKLLRDGAIPMQSAEDSLGEVLTDSPQLRYFAVPTLSLMAVVVGGAAYTGLGGSEPGASVFEIAGNAAFVDALLWGTFTMVAVALVMGVGSGIANLDEAMETVIDGFSMMLTALTILVMAWTIGSVTTALGTGIYVTNIAENFVTPTLLPVVVLVASAFIAFSTGTSWGTMAIVTPIAVPLAWSVGGATPALLPVAIGTVFSGAIFGDHCSPISDTTILSSTFTGADHIDHVRTQMYYATTVLVVAASLLTVWGATRITPLVLLPVGVVMLGGLVYVLSEFDANRKDVEATRTVRVGNRSATDDD, encoded by the coding sequence ATGACGGGAGCCGAGACGTTCGGCGCCATCTCCCTGGTTCCGCCGCTTCTGGCGATCGTTCTCGCGATCGTGACGCGGAAACCGATCCTCTCGCTGTTCTTGGGGATCTGGTCCGGCGGCGTGATCTTCACGACGAGCCACGGCGTGGCGCAGACGCTGGACTGGCTCGTCTCCTCGATCGGCGAGAGCACATTCAACGCGAAGATCATGCTGATCGTGTTGTTCCTCGGCGCCGGCGTGGCGCTCATCTGGCGGCTCGGCGGGGCGAACGCCATCGCCAACACGGTGACCTCCAGCCTCGACACCCAACGGAAGGTCGGCGGGGCGACGTGGCTCTTCGGCATGCTGTGGTTCTTCGATGACTACTCCAACACGGCGATCGTCGGCACCACGATGCGAGAGATATCCGACGAGGTGCAGATCTCTCGCGAGAAGCTCGCGTACATGATCGACTCGACGGCCGCTCCCGTCGCGACGTTCGGCATCTCGAGTTGGGTCGCGTACCAACTGAGCATGATCCGAGAGGGGTACAGCGCCGCGGGCGTCTCCGTCGAGGCCGGCGAGGTTCCCGGCGCGTTCGCGCTGTTCTTACAGAGTATCCCGTTTAACATGTACTGCCTGTTTGCGGTCGTGATGGTCGGAATCATCGTGTTCTCCGGGCGTGACTTCGGCGAGATGCTCGACGCCGAGCACCGCTCCGCGACGGAGGGGAAGCTCCTGCGGGACGGGGCGATTCCGATGCAAAGCGCCGAAGACAGCCTCGGAGAGGTGCTCACCGACTCGCCGCAGCTCCGGTACTTCGCTGTGCCGACCCTCTCGCTGATGGCGGTCGTGGTCGGCGGCGCGGCCTACACGGGACTTGGGGGCTCGGAGCCCGGCGCGTCGGTGTTCGAAATCGCCGGCAACGCCGCGTTCGTCGACGCGCTCCTGTGGGGAACGTTCACTATGGTCGCCGTCGCGCTCGTCATGGGCGTCGGGAGCGGCATCGCCAACCTCGACGAGGCGATGGAGACCGTGATCGACGGCTTCAGCATGATGCTCACCGCGCTCACGATCCTCGTGATGGCGTGGACGATCGGCTCCGTCACCACCGCGCTCGGCACGGGTATCTACGTCACGAACATCGCGGAGAACTTCGTGACGCCGACGCTGCTCCCGGTCGTCGTGCTGGTGGCGTCCGCGTTCATCGCGTTCTCGACGGGCACCTCTTGGGGAACGATGGCGATCGTCACGCCGATCGCGGTCCCGCTGGCGTGGAGCGTTGGCGGCGCCACGCCGGCACTGCTCCCCGTCGCGATCGGGACCGTGTTCAGCGGCGCCATCTTCGGTGACCACTGCTCACCCATCTCCGACACGACGATCCTCTCGTCGACGTTCACCGGTGCCGACCACATCGATCACGTCCGCACCCAGATGTACTACGCCACGACGGTGCTGGTGGTGGCCGCTTCGCTGCTGACGGTGTGGGGCGCCACCCGGATAACGCCGCTGGTGCTGCTCCCGGTTGGCGTGGTGATGCTCGGCGGTCTGGTGTACGTACTCTCCGAGTTCGACGCGAACCGGAAGGACGTGGAGGCGACCCGCACGGTTCGAGTCGGAAACCGGTCGGCCACCGACGACGACTGA
- the engB gene encoding GTP-binding protein EngB, with product MFEDRPDRDAEVVLVGRSNVGKSTLMRELTGHDFSTGGKPGVTRQPNHFDWASESFMFTDLPGFGFMSGVEEEHREAIKTNIVRYLEENADSILAGVVVMDGKAAVDIIDRHAERGNIPHDVEMFGFLEDVGVEPIVAVNKTDKIDDLDERLDEICDRLGLYPPWQQWSDQIAPICAKRGDIEALEECLRTRFHEHNRDDLLKFVS from the coding sequence ATGTTCGAAGACCGGCCGGACCGCGACGCCGAGGTCGTCCTCGTGGGGCGCTCGAACGTCGGCAAGTCCACGCTGATGCGCGAGCTGACGGGCCACGACTTCTCGACCGGCGGCAAGCCCGGAGTCACCCGCCAACCGAACCACTTCGACTGGGCCAGCGAGAGCTTCATGTTCACGGACCTGCCCGGGTTCGGGTTCATGTCTGGCGTCGAAGAGGAGCACCGCGAGGCGATCAAAACGAACATCGTCCGCTATCTAGAGGAGAACGCCGACTCGATTCTGGCGGGCGTCGTCGTGATGGACGGGAAAGCCGCCGTCGACATCATCGACCGCCACGCCGAGCGCGGGAACATCCCCCACGACGTGGAGATGTTCGGCTTCTTAGAGGACGTGGGCGTCGAGCCCATCGTCGCCGTCAACAAGACCGACAAGATCGACGACCTCGACGAGCGGCTCGACGAGATCTGTGATCGCCTCGGGCTGTACCCGCCGTGGCAGCAGTGGTCTGACCAGATCGCCCCGATCTGCGCGAAGCGAGGCGACATCGAGGCGTTAGAGGAGTGTCTTCGGACCCGCTTCCACGAGCACAACCGCGACGACCTGCTGAAGTTCGTTTCGTGA
- a CDS encoding AzlD domain-containing protein produces the protein MTGGSPLPIGGSLEVWLAIVLIGIATYGFRLSFIHLFGRIDEVPTRIKRPLRYVPPAVLAALVFPDLVTIRPSVAATLVDERLIAGVVAGAVAWRTENVMATIASGMVTLWLFRFVVFA, from the coding sequence GTGACGGGCGGATCCCCACTTCCCATCGGCGGCTCGCTCGAAGTCTGGCTCGCCATCGTCCTCATCGGGATCGCGACGTACGGGTTCCGGCTCTCCTTCATCCACCTGTTCGGGCGGATCGACGAGGTGCCCACCCGGATCAAGCGCCCGCTCCGATACGTTCCGCCGGCGGTACTCGCGGCGCTCGTGTTCCCCGATCTGGTGACGATCCGACCCTCGGTCGCCGCCACGCTCGTCGACGAACGGCTGATCGCGGGCGTCGTCGCCGGCGCGGTCGCATGGCGCACGGAGAACGTGATGGCGACCATCGCGAGCGGGATGGTCACGCTGTGGCTGTTCCGGTTCGTCGTGTTCGCCTGA
- a CDS encoding AzlC family ABC transporter permease — MTVDGDLLDGNSFDGDIWAGVRDVSPLLLGIVPFGLVAGIAAVNAGLGLAEAVGMSVIVFAGASQLAAIELIGSNAPLAVVVGTAVVINVRMVMYSASIAPHFADYGRRLRAGLAYVLTDQAYALSVAEFERNPERSRWRYYLGAAATLWVVWQIATVVGVVVGASVPDAWGLTFAVPLVFLALLVPAMKDRPTTAAAVAGGTIAVVAAGLPLNLGLLTGAVSGILVGLLTEVFGE, encoded by the coding sequence GTGACCGTGGACGGAGACCTCCTCGACGGCAACTCCTTTGACGGTGACATCTGGGCCGGCGTCCGAGACGTGTCGCCGCTGCTGCTCGGGATCGTCCCGTTCGGACTCGTCGCCGGCATCGCCGCCGTCAACGCCGGGCTCGGACTGGCCGAGGCGGTCGGAATGTCCGTGATCGTGTTCGCGGGGGCCTCTCAACTCGCCGCGATCGAGCTGATCGGATCGAACGCGCCGCTCGCGGTCGTGGTCGGCACCGCGGTCGTGATCAACGTCCGGATGGTGATGTACTCGGCCTCCATCGCACCGCACTTCGCGGACTACGGTCGCAGGCTCCGGGCGGGACTCGCGTACGTGCTCACCGATCAGGCGTACGCGCTCTCGGTCGCGGAGTTCGAGCGGAACCCGGAGCGGAGCCGGTGGCGATACTACCTCGGCGCGGCCGCGACGCTGTGGGTCGTCTGGCAGATCGCGACGGTGGTCGGCGTCGTCGTCGGCGCTAGCGTCCCCGACGCGTGGGGGCTGACATTTGCGGTCCCGCTGGTGTTCCTCGCGCTCCTCGTTCCCGCGATGAAGGACCGGCCGACCACCGCCGCGGCCGTTGCCGGCGGTACCATCGCGGTCGTCGCCGCCGGGCTCCCCCTGAATCTCGGCCTGCTCACGGGGGCAGTCTCCGGAATCCTCGTCGGCCTGCTAACGGAGGTGTTCGGCGAGTGA
- a CDS encoding RNA methyltransferase has protein sequence MSGVDEGDETDRTEDPTHAGTDADAGANTDPDPQTRRKPVVVVVEPETPGNVGTIARAMKNFGLSDLKLVDPPELKEDGEAYGFAGHAREDVLPNADEVTFDEIVANYHTVGTTAITGEDDQSHERFPFKTPVELRESLKTVDAPTAIVFGREGRGLNNEELSQLDEVCSIPADDDYPVLNLGQAATVLLYELRDLTVDETQLPDTAVTRAPEPDVERFHEFFGDFLEATGQREHHRDKNALLVRRLLGRAHPTEREIHSLLGTFRKANVKLEHADHLAAKYDEPVYPRE, from the coding sequence ATGAGCGGAGTCGACGAGGGCGACGAAACCGACCGCACCGAGGACCCGACCCACGCCGGCACCGACGCCGACGCCGGAGCCAACACCGACCCCGACCCGCAGACCCGCCGCAAGCCGGTCGTGGTCGTCGTCGAGCCGGAGACACCCGGCAACGTCGGCACCATCGCCCGAGCGATGAAGAACTTCGGCCTCTCGGACCTCAAGCTGGTCGATCCGCCGGAGCTGAAGGAGGACGGCGAGGCGTACGGCTTCGCGGGTCACGCCCGCGAGGACGTGCTCCCGAACGCCGACGAGGTGACCTTCGACGAGATCGTGGCGAACTACCACACGGTCGGCACCACCGCGATCACCGGCGAGGACGACCAGAGCCACGAGCGGTTCCCCTTCAAGACGCCCGTCGAACTTCGGGAGTCGCTGAAGACCGTGGACGCACCGACGGCGATCGTCTTCGGCCGAGAGGGGCGCGGGCTCAACAACGAGGAGCTCTCGCAGCTCGACGAGGTGTGCTCGATCCCGGCCGACGACGACTACCCCGTCTTGAACCTCGGGCAGGCCGCGACCGTGCTCCTCTACGAGCTTCGCGATCTCACTGTCGACGAGACGCAGTTGCCCGACACCGCGGTCACTCGCGCACCCGAGCCCGACGTGGAGCGCTTCCACGAGTTCTTCGGCGACTTCCTCGAGGCCACCGGCCAGCGCGAACACCACCGCGACAAGAACGCGCTGTTGGTGCGCCGGCTACTCGGGCGCGCGCACCCGACCGAACGCGAGATTCACTCGCTGCTCGGCACGTTCCGCAAGGCCAACGTGAAGCTGGAACACGCCGACCACCTCGCGGCGAAGTACGACGAACCCGTCTACCCCCGAGAGTGA